A section of the Nitrospirota bacterium genome encodes:
- a CDS encoding transketolase, with the protein MDINQLTKTAQAIRRDIIKMTTEVNSGHPGGSLSATDIITVLYFMAMRHDPKNAGWPDRDRFILSKGHAAPALYSALARSGYFPVEQLLTLRKFGSPLQGHPEMGKLPGVEASTGSLGQGLSIASGIALAGKLDNKDYRTYVMIGDGESEEGQIWEAAMSSAYYRLDNLTAFIDYNSIQLDGWIRDIMELEPIVDKWKSFGWHVIDIDGHNFNQIIKAIDEAKATNGKPTVIVARTIKGKGVSFMENNVEFHGMAATRDQMAIALRELGE; encoded by the coding sequence ATGGACATTAATCAACTTACAAAAACAGCACAGGCTATCCGCAGGGACATAATTAAGATGACTACAGAGGTGAATTCCGGTCATCCCGGAGGCTCTCTTTCTGCAACTGACATCATAACTGTACTCTACTTCATGGCGATGAGACATGATCCAAAAAATGCTGGTTGGCCTGACAGGGACAGGTTTATACTCAGCAAAGGACACGCGGCCCCGGCGCTGTATAGCGCACTCGCCCGCTCCGGCTACTTTCCGGTAGAACAGCTTCTTACATTGCGAAAATTCGGGAGTCCATTGCAGGGACACCCGGAAATGGGAAAACTACCCGGTGTGGAGGCATCTACCGGTTCACTTGGCCAGGGTCTGTCCATAGCCTCCGGAATAGCTCTGGCAGGTAAATTAGATAATAAGGATTATCGTACATATGTCATGATAGGTGACGGTGAATCGGAAGAAGGGCAGATATGGGAAGCAGCCATGTCTTCTGCATACTACAGACTGGATAATCTTACTGCCTTTATTGATTATAACAGCATACAGCTTGATGGGTGGATCAGGGATATAATGGAGCTGGAACCGATAGTTGACAAGTGGAAGAGCTTCGGATGGCATGTAATAGACATAGACGGACACAATTTCAATCAGATTATAAAGGCGATTGATGAGGCAAAGGCAACAAATGGAAAACCAACAGTTATTGTCGCACGCACAATAAAAGGAAAAGGCGTCTCATTTATGGAAAATAATGTCGAGTTTCACGGCATGGCAGCAACACGTGATC
- the elbB gene encoding isoprenoid biosynthesis glyoxalase ElbB produces MAKVGVILSGCGVYDGSEIYESVLTLYFLDKFGATPLIMAPNVEQTHVVNHLTGEVSQGESRNVLVESARIARGKIKDVRNVKAGELDALIFPGGYGAAKNLCTFAFDGVDCKVNSDVAGLAMDVYSLGKPIGAICIAPVMMAKIFGDATPLDITIGSDKETANAINVMGGHHISCTASNIVIDSRHKVVSTPAYMLAGSIGEAADGIEKLVKAVLDLVKG; encoded by the coding sequence ATGGCGAAGGTAGGAGTAATTCTGTCCGGTTGTGGTGTTTATGATGGTTCAGAGATATATGAGAGTGTCCTGACATTATATTTTTTAGATAAATTCGGTGCAACACCCCTTATTATGGCCCCCAATGTAGAGCAGACGCATGTAGTAAATCATCTTACAGGGGAAGTTTCTCAGGGGGAAAGTAGAAATGTCCTCGTTGAGTCTGCAAGGATTGCGAGGGGTAAGATTAAAGATGTCAGAAATGTGAAGGCGGGAGAGTTGGATGCGCTGATATTCCCGGGTGGTTACGGTGCGGCAAAAAACCTGTGTACCTTTGCGTTTGATGGCGTTGACTGCAAGGTTAACAGTGATGTGGCAGGACTTGCTATGGACGTTTACAGCCTGGGCAAGCCGATAGGCGCCATATGTATTGCCCCTGTGATGATGGCAAAGATATTCGGAGACGCAACACCACTTGACATTACAATCGGTTCAGACAAAGAGACTGCGAATGCAATAAATGTAATGGGTGGACACCATATAAGCTGTACAGCCTCAAACATTGTCATTGACAGCAGACACAAGGTGGTTTCAACACCTGCCTATATGCTTGCCGGTTCTATAGGCGAGGCAGCAGACGGTATAGAAAAACTGGTGAAGGCTGTACTTGATCTGGTTAAGGGATAA
- a CDS encoding RNA polymerase factor sigma-32, with translation MDDEKDIELEDHPGETGEPDDSEAAELDGLTGEPLNIGDIDVVIPQEMEESASGTSLASYDPLQHYMAEIRRYRYLTKEEERRLAIMYREEGDLDAISKLIMANLKLVVIIAMEYKRTGMNMMDLIQEGNLGLMQAVRKFDPYRNLRLVTYATWWVKAYMLRYIINNWRLVKIGTTQAQRKLFFNLMKEKARLESLGYEAGPKLLASELGVKEKEVIEMDQRLGSQDASLDEPLSEDSESTLLSVLSSGETAVDERLADEEISSIFKEKVAEFSVELNERDRDILQTRILAEEPESLSEIGRRYDISKERVRQLEANIIKRLREYLEREVKDFDALRPD, from the coding sequence ATGGACGACGAAAAGGACATTGAACTGGAAGATCATCCCGGCGAGACTGGAGAACCGGACGATTCTGAGGCTGCGGAATTGGACGGTTTAACCGGTGAGCCGCTGAACATCGGGGATATTGATGTGGTGATTCCGCAGGAGATGGAAGAGTCTGCCTCAGGCACATCATTAGCCAGTTATGACCCTCTTCAGCACTATATGGCAGAGATAAGGAGATACCGTTATCTTACCAAAGAGGAAGAGAGGAGGCTTGCAATTATGTACAGGGAGGAAGGGGACCTTGATGCCATATCGAAGCTGATTATGGCCAACCTTAAACTCGTTGTAATTATTGCAATGGAATATAAAAGGACAGGCATGAACATGATGGACCTGATTCAGGAGGGGAACCTCGGGCTCATGCAGGCGGTCAGAAAATTTGATCCTTACCGCAACCTGAGGCTTGTTACATATGCGACGTGGTGGGTGAAGGCGTACATGCTGAGATACATAATCAATAACTGGAGGCTCGTAAAAATAGGAACCACTCAGGCGCAGAGAAAACTCTTCTTTAATCTGATGAAGGAGAAGGCAAGGCTCGAATCTCTGGGATATGAGGCCGGACCAAAACTCCTGGCGAGCGAGCTTGGCGTGAAGGAAAAAGAGGTTATTGAGATGGACCAGCGCCTTGGAAGTCAGGATGCATCTCTTGATGAGCCCCTGTCGGAAGACTCGGAGAGCACTCTGTTAAGTGTTTTATCCTCAGGAGAGACGGCTGTTGATGAGAGGCTGGCAGATGAGGAGATATCTTCAATATTTAAGGAAAAGGTCGCAGAGTTTTCAGTGGAGTTAAATGAGAGGGACCGGGATATCCTGCAGACGAGGATACTGGCGGAAGAACCTGAGTCGCTTAGTGAAATTGGCAGGAGATATGACATATCAAAAGAACGCGTAAGGCAGTTGGAGGCCAATATCATTAAACGTCTCAGGGAATACCTTGAGAGGGAGGTTAAGGATTTTGATGCACTCAGGCCTGATTAA
- a CDS encoding SDR family oxidoreductase, with protein sequence MHSGLINLSGRVALVTGGSNETGAAVCRVIAEAGSSVVIQYYNGKDKAGKTCEYIGSKGGVAANCFVDLSDRSSIDELFSFIKDKFGRLDILVNNAHFPITRSLVKESEWEGHQEQIDVMMKGTFYCCKRAALFMEESGGGSIINIISTLVDHPVKGYSSFITAASALTGFTKNLAVEAGEKDIRVNMIAPGFVLTGHAPYAPQHVQDAISNATPLGRLATPDDIAGGVLFFSSDLSRFITGQTLVIDGGYSLSGMPA encoded by the coding sequence ATGCACTCAGGCCTGATTAACCTTTCCGGCAGGGTGGCATTGGTGACTGGTGGAAGCAATGAGACAGGTGCAGCAGTTTGCAGGGTCATTGCAGAGGCTGGTTCGTCAGTTGTCATCCAGTATTATAATGGTAAGGATAAGGCTGGCAAGACTTGCGAATATATCGGTTCCAAGGGTGGTGTGGCGGCCAATTGTTTTGTGGATTTATCAGACAGGTCATCCATAGATGAATTATTCAGCTTTATTAAAGACAAATTTGGCCGCCTTGATATACTCGTTAATAATGCACACTTCCCGATCACACGGAGTTTGGTTAAAGAATCTGAATGGGAAGGTCATCAGGAGCAGATAGATGTAATGATGAAAGGCACATTCTATTGCTGCAAAAGGGCAGCGTTGTTTATGGAGGAGAGCGGCGGCGGCTCTATAATCAATATAATCTCGACCCTGGTTGATCATCCTGTAAAAGGCTACAGCAGTTTTATAACAGCGGCATCAGCACTGACAGGTTTCACAAAGAACCTGGCTGTTGAGGCTGGGGAGAAAGACATCCGCGTCAACATGATTGCCCCTGGCTTTGTACTTACCGGACATGCACCTTATGCCCCGCAGCATGTACAGGATGCGATTTCAAATGCTACCCCGCTTGGACGCCTTGCCACACCAGACGACATAGCAGGTGGAGTCCTCTTCTTTTCCTCAGACCTTTCACGATTTATCACAGGTCAAACCCTTGTCATTGATGGCGGTTACTCCCTCTCCGGGATGCCGGCCTGA
- the corA gene encoding magnesium/cobalt transporter CorA has product MARLIKQRAGKLGLPPGTLVHIGEKSGKDVNITVIDYDESNLQEAEIKTIDQCIRFKDKPTVTWINVEGLHQSEIVESLGACYGLHPLVMEDILNTDQRPKVEDYKDYLYIVLKMLHNVNGTEFVSEQISLILHPNFVISFQEGIEGDVFGLVRERLRGGKGRIRGMGPDYLAYTLIDAIVDNYFSIMEEIGERIERIEEELVTNPKKETLHRIHELKREMIYLRKAVWPLREVISTLERGESPIIRNTTSIYLRDVYDHTIQVIDTIETSRDMLSGMLDIYLSSISNRMNEIMKFLTIIGTIFIPLTFIVGIYGMNFEFMPEIRWRYGYFAVMAFMLGIGVFMLFYFKKKKWL; this is encoded by the coding sequence ATGGCGCGTTTGATCAAACAAAGGGCCGGGAAGCTGGGGCTTCCTCCGGGGACGCTTGTTCATATTGGAGAAAAAAGCGGCAAAGATGTCAACATCACGGTCATAGATTACGATGAGTCGAATCTTCAGGAAGCAGAGATAAAGACTATAGATCAGTGCATACGTTTCAAAGACAAGCCTACAGTGACGTGGATCAATGTCGAGGGACTGCATCAGTCAGAAATCGTAGAAAGCCTGGGCGCCTGCTATGGACTCCATCCCCTTGTCATGGAGGATATACTGAATACGGATCAGCGGCCGAAGGTAGAGGATTACAAGGACTATTTATATATCGTTCTTAAGATGCTTCACAATGTCAATGGAACGGAATTTGTATCTGAACAGATAAGCCTCATCCTCCACCCAAACTTCGTAATCTCTTTTCAGGAAGGGATAGAGGGAGACGTCTTTGGCCTTGTCAGGGAAAGGCTCAGAGGAGGCAAGGGGCGCATAAGGGGAATGGGGCCGGACTATCTCGCATACACGCTGATTGATGCAATAGTGGACAACTATTTTTCGATTATGGAGGAGATTGGAGAGAGGATCGAGAGGATTGAGGAGGAACTTGTAACCAATCCTAAAAAAGAGACCCTGCACAGGATTCATGAGCTCAAGAGGGAGATGATTTACCTTCGAAAGGCTGTATGGCCTTTGAGGGAGGTAATCAGCACGCTTGAGCGGGGAGAGTCTCCAATTATCAGGAATACAACTTCCATCTACTTACGGGATGTTTACGATCATACTATTCAGGTCATTGATACCATAGAGACATCTCGAGATATGTTATCAGGCATGCTCGACATCTATCTATCGAGCATAAGCAACCGTATGAATGAAATAATGAAATTCCTTACCATCATAGGCACTATCTTTATTCCATTGACATTTATCGTTGGCATCTACGGCATGAACTTCGAGTTTATGCCTGAGATACGGTGGCGGTACGGCTACTTTGCAGTCATGGCATTCATGTTGGGCATTGGTGTATTTATGCTTTTCTATTTCAAGAAAAAGAAGTGGCTTTAG
- a CDS encoding fumarylacetoacetate hydrolase family protein, with protein MCEGKRGIKVKGSTETIVPTKLICLGRNYRRHAEELGNAVPEKPIIFLKPPSSLIVEGDKIILPPQSQDVHHEVELGVVIGKTGRCISRPESAGYILGYCIFLDITARDIQREETKRGAPWALAKGFDTFAPVSQIVRNEDISHPEDLAIRLWVNDELRQDSNTRFMIFRIGEIIEYISSYMTLEAGDIIATGTPEGVGPIRKGDVVTAEISGIGRIRFEAE; from the coding sequence ATGTGTGAGGGAAAAAGGGGCATAAAAGTAAAGGGGAGTACGGAAACAATTGTCCCCACAAAGCTCATCTGTCTTGGCAGAAACTACAGGAGGCATGCCGAGGAATTAGGGAATGCTGTTCCTGAGAAACCGATAATCTTTCTGAAACCCCCATCTTCACTGATTGTTGAAGGTGATAAGATAATACTGCCGCCCCAGTCTCAGGATGTCCATCACGAGGTAGAGCTCGGGGTTGTGATAGGCAAGACAGGGAGATGCATTTCACGGCCTGAATCAGCGGGATATATACTCGGATATTGCATATTTCTTGATATCACGGCACGGGACATTCAGAGGGAGGAGACAAAACGGGGCGCGCCCTGGGCGCTTGCCAAGGGGTTTGACACCTTTGCCCCGGTATCGCAGATTGTCAGAAATGAAGATATCTCACATCCGGAAGACCTTGCCATAAGACTATGGGTAAATGATGAACTCAGGCAGGACTCAAACACCCGTTTCATGATATTCAGAATTGGAGAGATCATTGAGTACATCTCCTCTTACATGACCCTTGAAGCCGGCGACATCATCGCAACCGGTACGCCAGAAGGAGTGGGCCCGATCAGAAAGGGGGATGTTGTAACCGCAGAGATCAGCGGAATTGGCAGGATAAGGTTTGAGGCGGAATGA